A window of Apium graveolens cultivar Ventura chromosome 8, ASM990537v1, whole genome shotgun sequence contains these coding sequences:
- the LOC141680154 gene encoding uncharacterized protein LOC141680154 translates to MLAYREEVVVHVEIFHSSPRIQACNAKENEEGQGIALDLIDEVRDAAHAKIVEYQKEAFFYYNLRVKERFFKQGESVLRKVEASEVGQKGKLALNWEGPYKVNSVHRRGTYKLETMEGEKIPRTWHAQNLKAYYL, encoded by the coding sequence ATGCTAGCTTACAGGGAAGAAGTAGTTGTTCATGTGGAGATATTCCACTCGTCTCCTAGAATCCAAGCATGCAATGCTAAGGAAAACGAGGAAGGGCAAGGGATAGCCCTAGACCTGATAGACGAAGTACGAGATGCAGctcatgcaaagatagtagaatatcagaaagAGGCCTTCTTTTACTATAATCTAAGAGTGAAAGAAAGATTTTTTAAGCAAGGAGAGTCGGTcctaaggaaggtggaagcttccgaAGTAGGACAGAAGGGAAAACTCGCCctaaattgggaagggccatataaggtTAATAGTGTTCACAGAAGAGGAACTTACAAGTTGGAAACCATGGAAGGAGAAAAAATACCTcggacttggcatgctcaaaacctgaaagCTTACTACCTATAG